Proteins found in one Paenibacillus borealis genomic segment:
- a CDS encoding ABC transporter substrate-binding protein, translating into MKKAPGRKLSLAMVLCLSFTMMLSGCGGNNNNAAPTNAPAATEAPAATPADNNQDSTNNADATAAGSPLDLAMKGEYKGTKVTMFGPFVDADQVKFESSIKEFEEKTGIDIQYEGSKEFEATINIRVDGGNAPDIADFPQPGLLASIAKTGKVVDLTGVLDQEKLTANYNKSWLDMSTMDGKDGKIMAGIWNRSNVKSLVWYPKKQFDDAGYTVPQTWDEMMALTEQIAKDGDPAWAIGIESGAATGWAATDWVENIMLRTTTPENYDKWVAGELPFTSPEVKNAVDVMSKIWLNKDYVYGGAKSIVTTAFGDAPKPMFENPPKAWFNLMGNFITSFFPETAKVDVDYDWFYLPPIDEQYGKPVLVAGDIYAMFNDRPEVRAVMEFFTTGESIKSWVQSGGVVAPMNDAPLDWYQSESDRRMAQLVQDASTLRFDGSDLMPGKVGAGTFWKGMTDYVSGTATLDQALEQIQSGWNN; encoded by the coding sequence ATGAAGAAGGCTCCAGGACGTAAACTGTCACTCGCTATGGTGCTGTGCTTATCCTTCACCATGATGCTCAGCGGATGCGGCGGGAATAATAATAATGCTGCACCAACGAATGCACCGGCAGCAACAGAGGCTCCGGCAGCAACACCAGCTGATAACAACCAGGATTCGACAAATAATGCGGATGCTACAGCTGCCGGAAGCCCGCTGGACTTAGCGATGAAGGGTGAATATAAAGGGACTAAGGTAACCATGTTCGGCCCGTTTGTAGACGCCGACCAGGTGAAATTTGAGAGCAGCATTAAAGAGTTCGAAGAAAAAACCGGCATTGATATTCAATATGAAGGCTCTAAGGAATTCGAAGCTACGATTAACATCCGTGTCGACGGCGGCAACGCTCCGGATATCGCTGATTTCCCGCAGCCGGGACTTCTGGCTTCCATTGCCAAGACTGGTAAGGTGGTCGATCTGACCGGTGTGCTGGATCAGGAGAAGCTGACAGCTAATTACAATAAGAGCTGGCTGGATATGTCCACTATGGACGGCAAAGACGGCAAGATTATGGCCGGAATCTGGAACCGCAGTAATGTGAAGAGTCTGGTCTGGTATCCGAAGAAGCAATTTGACGATGCCGGATACACGGTTCCGCAGACTTGGGATGAGATGATGGCGCTGACAGAGCAAATTGCCAAAGACGGCGATCCTGCCTGGGCGATCGGCATTGAGAGCGGCGCGGCTACCGGCTGGGCAGCCACCGACTGGGTAGAGAACATTATGCTACGTACCACAACTCCTGAGAACTATGACAAGTGGGTAGCCGGAGAACTGCCGTTCACTTCTCCTGAAGTGAAGAATGCAGTAGACGTGATGTCCAAAATCTGGCTGAACAAGGATTATGTATACGGCGGCGCTAAATCCATCGTAACCACGGCCTTCGGGGATGCTCCGAAACCAATGTTCGAGAACCCTCCCAAAGCCTGGTTCAACTTGATGGGGAACTTCATTACCAGCTTCTTCCCGGAAACAGCCAAGGTTGATGTAGATTATGACTGGTTCTACCTCCCGCCGATTGATGAGCAATACGGCAAGCCGGTCCTGGTAGCAGGCGACATCTACGCGATGTTCAATGACCGCCCTGAAGTACGTGCAGTAATGGAATTCTTCACTACCGGCGAATCGATCAAGAGCTGGGTACAATCCGGCGGTGTAGTAGCTCCAATGAATGATGCCCCTCTGGACTGGTATCAATCCGAATCCGACCGCCGGATGGCGCAGCTGGTGCAGGATGCATCGACTCTGCGGTTTGACGGCTCTGACCTGATGCCGGGTAAGGTGGGTGCGGGCACGTTCTGGAAAGGCATGACCGACTATGTGAGCGGAACGGCTACTCTGGATCAGGCACTGGAGCAAATCCAGTCCGGCTGGAACAACTAA
- a CDS encoding LacI family DNA-binding transcriptional regulator produces the protein MKPTIRDVAKMAGVSISTVSRVMNAPDTVVESKRSRVMEAIEALKYQPNAFARGLIYKKSFTLGLLIPDIENLYFAGVIRGMQDACIKLGYSLMICNTDRDKERTLSYIDTFHEKQVDGVVFASDVLYTEYYEKLVGCRIPFVLVSSHSDEYEVASVEVDDEKAAYDAVKFLIELGHQEIGMIGFNHDNSVSGPPRFAGFVRALKEFGLERNVEKVKYANHRFEQAYQASHELFSEYPELTAVFCVADEFAMGTISYLKDRNILVPGQVSVIGFDNLRMSGMFIPKLTTIAQPIYQLGYRAAEKLHELLTTGSVAVMKEKMEHKLIVRESSREK, from the coding sequence ATGAAGCCAACAATTAGAGATGTAGCCAAGATGGCTGGTGTATCTATCAGCACGGTTTCCCGTGTAATGAATGCGCCGGACACGGTAGTTGAGAGTAAACGCAGCCGGGTGATGGAGGCCATAGAAGCGCTGAAGTATCAGCCTAATGCGTTTGCGCGCGGTTTGATTTACAAGAAGTCTTTTACACTGGGGCTGCTCATTCCCGATATTGAGAACCTCTATTTCGCAGGGGTGATCCGGGGGATGCAGGATGCCTGCATTAAGCTCGGGTACAGTCTGATGATCTGCAATACAGACCGTGACAAGGAGCGGACGCTGTCTTATATCGATACCTTCCATGAGAAGCAGGTGGACGGAGTCGTATTTGCCAGTGACGTGTTGTACACGGAGTATTACGAGAAGCTGGTAGGCTGCAGAATTCCGTTTGTGCTGGTCTCCTCCCACTCTGATGAGTATGAGGTGGCTTCGGTGGAGGTCGATGATGAGAAGGCAGCTTATGATGCGGTGAAATTCCTGATTGAGCTGGGGCACCAGGAGATTGGAATGATCGGCTTCAATCATGATAATTCGGTGTCCGGTCCGCCGCGTTTTGCCGGATTCGTCAGAGCGCTCAAGGAATTTGGTCTGGAGCGCAATGTGGAGAAGGTTAAATACGCCAATCACCGCTTTGAACAGGCCTATCAGGCATCGCATGAGCTGTTCAGTGAGTATCCGGAGCTGACCGCCGTATTCTGCGTGGCCGATGAGTTTGCCATGGGAACGATCTCTTATCTGAAGGACCGCAATATTCTGGTGCCGGGCCAGGTGTCAGTGATCGGTTTCGACAATCTGCGGATGTCCGGCATGTTCATTCCGAAGCTGACAACGATCGCACAGCCGATTTATCAGCTGGGTTACCGGGCTGCGGAGAAGCTGCATGAATTATTGACGACCGGCTCAGTGGCTGTCATGAAAGAAAAGATGGAGCATAAGCTGATTGTAAGAGAATCCTCGCGTGAGAAGTGA
- a CDS encoding LLM class flavin-dependent oxidoreductase yields the protein MVKQLHDIPFSVLDLAPIREGGTAADSFHNTLDLARHAEEWGYHRYWLAEHHNMPGIASSATSLVIGHVAGGTKSIRVGSGGIMLSNHAPLVIAEQFGTLESLYPGRIDLGLGRAPGSDQAAARALRRGLGSDGSEFPEQLSELRAYFDANGAGGRPLGVRAVPGEGLNIPIWLLGSSGFSAQLAGQLGLPFAFASHFAPDYLLPALHLYRSSFKPSSVLDKPHVMIGLGITAADTVEEARRLATSQQQQFLNIIRGRTGKLQPPVDSLDGIWTPQEKSMLLSKQQYSIAGDPSLIKERLLEILEETAADEWIIASQIYDHSARLHSYKLVSELLQEK from the coding sequence ATGGTGAAGCAATTGCACGACATTCCGTTCTCCGTGCTGGATTTAGCCCCTATTCGCGAGGGCGGAACAGCCGCGGATTCATTTCATAACACACTTGATTTAGCACGTCATGCCGAAGAATGGGGATACCACCGTTACTGGCTGGCGGAGCATCACAATATGCCCGGCATTGCCAGCTCCGCTACGTCCCTTGTGATTGGACATGTAGCCGGCGGAACCAAGAGTATCCGCGTCGGCTCGGGAGGCATTATGCTCTCCAACCACGCACCGCTTGTTATCGCCGAGCAGTTCGGCACCCTGGAGTCCTTATATCCCGGGCGTATCGATCTTGGCCTCGGCCGGGCCCCCGGCTCCGACCAGGCAGCTGCCAGAGCGCTGCGCCGCGGTCTTGGCAGCGACGGCAGCGAATTCCCCGAGCAACTCAGCGAGCTCCGGGCTTATTTCGATGCTAACGGGGCGGGCGGCCGCCCGCTCGGTGTACGCGCAGTTCCCGGCGAAGGACTGAATATTCCGATCTGGCTGCTGGGCTCCAGCGGCTTCAGCGCCCAGCTTGCAGGCCAGCTCGGTCTTCCGTTTGCTTTTGCCAGCCACTTTGCACCGGATTACCTGCTGCCGGCACTGCATCTGTACCGCAGCAGCTTCAAGCCTTCTTCGGTGCTCGATAAGCCCCATGTCATGATCGGACTGGGAATAACCGCCGCAGATACGGTGGAGGAAGCGCGTAGACTGGCTACCTCCCAGCAGCAGCAATTCCTGAATATTATCCGCGGCCGTACCGGCAAGCTCCAGCCTCCGGTGGACAGCCTGGATGGTATCTGGACACCGCAGGAGAAGTCGATGCTGTTAAGCAAACAGCAATATTCCATTGCTGGAGATCCGTCTCTTATCAAAGAACGGCTGCTGGAGATTCTTGAGGAGACTGCTGCCGACGAGTGGATCATTGCTTCACAGATTTATGACCACTCCGCACGTCTGCACTCGTATAAGCTGGTATCTGAGCTGCTGCAGGAGAAATAA
- a CDS encoding sortase, with translation MKKHSGISMAVKLIFILSLCVMLYSAVQIFKAPAEAREALQTWEKKREEAQLPPATEEETPLPDGMISPPAEQGGANPAYTEGEVIGEIYFPKLDKRVAILEGTGRAALKKGAGHDEGSAAIGSPGNSVLAGHRDTVFRSLGNLEESDIIELETADGKFTYEITGSRIVDAEARGAIKASEHPVLTLITCYPFSYVGSAPDRYLLSAKLIASQPLVQQP, from the coding sequence ATGAAGAAGCATTCCGGTATATCCATGGCCGTGAAGCTAATCTTCATACTCTCTTTATGCGTCATGCTGTATTCCGCCGTCCAGATCTTCAAAGCGCCCGCAGAAGCCCGCGAAGCCCTGCAAACCTGGGAGAAAAAGAGGGAGGAAGCCCAGCTCCCCCCAGCAACAGAGGAAGAGACTCCGCTGCCTGACGGTATGATCAGCCCTCCTGCAGAACAAGGCGGTGCCAATCCCGCGTATACGGAGGGAGAGGTTATTGGAGAGATTTATTTTCCAAAGCTGGACAAACGGGTGGCTATTCTGGAAGGGACCGGACGGGCAGCTCTAAAAAAAGGGGCAGGGCATGACGAAGGGAGTGCAGCCATCGGCTCCCCCGGCAACAGCGTACTGGCAGGACACCGCGATACGGTGTTCCGGAGCCTCGGGAATCTGGAGGAGTCCGATATCATTGAGCTCGAGACGGCGGACGGGAAGTTCACCTATGAAATCACAGGGAGCAGGATTGTAGACGCAGAAGCACGGGGAGCGATTAAGGCAAGCGAACACCCCGTCCTTACCCTGATAACCTGCTATCCCTTCTCATATGTTGGTTCAGCTCCTGACCGTTATCTGCTCTCGGCTAAGCTGATTGCAAGCCAGCCGCTGGTACAGCAGCCGTAA
- the pepT gene encoding peptidase T produces MKQELIKRFISYAEMDTQSNEDSESCPSTPGQMVLAHKLVEELQELGLTEVTVDEHGYVMASLPANTDKDVPVIGFLAHLDTATDFTGTNVKPQIVENYDGNDIVLNEALNIVLTTKSFPELSGYKGHTLITTDGTTLLGADNKAGIAEIVTAMVYLLAHPEIKHGKIRVAFTPDEEIGRGPHKFDVAAFGASYAYTVDGGPLGELEYESFNAAAAKISFHGVNVHPGTAKGKMIHSSKIAMAFHLRLPAGEAPEFTDGYEGFYHLISMQGNAEHSKLQYIIRDFDRENFENRKAHIAAIVDEFKSTYGADNVVLEMNDQYYNMREKIEPVRQIVDIAREAMEGLGITPVIRPIRGGTDGSQLSYMGLPTPNIFTGGENFHGKFEYASADVMLKAVQVIVEIARLAEQQA; encoded by the coding sequence TTGAAACAAGAGCTGATCAAACGTTTTATTTCCTATGCTGAAATGGATACCCAATCGAATGAGGATAGTGAGTCCTGCCCTTCCACCCCCGGCCAAATGGTGCTTGCCCATAAGCTGGTAGAGGAGCTGCAGGAGCTCGGACTGACGGAAGTTACAGTGGACGAGCATGGTTATGTCATGGCTTCACTTCCGGCCAACACGGACAAGGATGTTCCGGTGATCGGCTTCCTGGCCCATTTGGATACGGCGACCGATTTCACCGGCACGAATGTGAAGCCGCAGATTGTCGAGAACTATGACGGGAACGATATTGTGTTGAATGAGGCGCTGAACATCGTTCTGACTACGAAGAGCTTCCCGGAGCTGAGCGGCTACAAGGGGCATACGCTGATTACCACTGACGGCACTACCCTGCTGGGGGCAGATAACAAGGCAGGTATCGCGGAGATCGTTACGGCGATGGTGTATCTGCTCGCACATCCGGAGATCAAACACGGCAAGATCAGAGTCGCTTTTACCCCGGATGAAGAAATCGGACGCGGCCCGCATAAGTTCGACGTTGCGGCATTCGGCGCTTCCTATGCGTATACCGTAGATGGCGGTCCGCTCGGAGAGCTGGAATACGAGAGCTTCAATGCCGCTGCCGCCAAAATCAGCTTCCATGGGGTCAACGTGCATCCAGGTACCGCCAAGGGCAAGATGATCCACTCGTCCAAAATCGCCATGGCCTTCCACCTCCGGCTTCCTGCGGGTGAAGCGCCTGAATTCACGGATGGATATGAGGGCTTTTACCACCTGATCTCCATGCAGGGCAACGCCGAGCACAGCAAGCTGCAGTATATCATCCGTGACTTTGACCGCGAGAATTTCGAGAACCGCAAAGCCCATATCGCCGCCATTGTGGATGAATTCAAGTCTACTTACGGAGCAGACAATGTAGTGCTGGAGATGAATGACCAGTATTATAATATGCGTGAAAAAATCGAGCCGGTGCGCCAAATCGTTGATATCGCCCGGGAAGCGATGGAGGGTCTGGGAATTACGCCGGTGATCCGCCCGATCCGCGGGGGGACTGACGGCTCACAGCTGTCCTATATGGGACTGCCGACACCGAATATCTTCACCGGCGGCGAGAATTTCCACGGCAAATTTGAATATGCCTCTGCAGACGTAATGCTGAAGGCTGTTCAGGTTATCGTAGAGATCGCCCGTCTGGCTGAGCAACAAGCTTAA
- a CDS encoding winged helix-turn-helix transcriptional regulator, giving the protein MRREGEMDSFQRTLEVIGGKWKGVLLYHLISGTKRFNELRRLCPGITQRMLAMQLRELERDGLVHREVYPQVPQKVEYSLTEWARGLESGLLSIKHWGEGYREVLAQCEPEQPPAGGRAGEDSAGEAPRSTNSPE; this is encoded by the coding sequence ATGAGGCGTGAGGGAGAAATGGATTCTTTTCAGCGGACGCTTGAGGTTATCGGCGGTAAATGGAAAGGAGTTCTGCTCTACCATCTAATCAGCGGTACGAAGCGGTTCAATGAACTGCGCAGATTGTGTCCGGGAATTACGCAGCGGATGCTGGCCATGCAGCTGCGGGAGCTGGAGCGTGATGGTCTGGTTCATCGTGAGGTGTACCCTCAGGTGCCCCAGAAAGTGGAGTACTCTCTGACGGAGTGGGCCCGGGGCCTGGAATCCGGCCTGCTTAGTATCAAGCACTGGGGAGAAGGATACAGGGAGGTGCTGGCCCAATGTGAACCTGAGCAGCCGCCTGCCGGCGGCCGGGCGGGAGAAGACTCTGCGGGAGAAGCGCCGCGCAGCACAAATAGCCCCGAATAA
- a CDS encoding NADH-dependent flavin oxidoreductase gives MLKTEYSLLLESFKFANGIELKNRVVMAPMTNFSSNEDGTVSRPEVEYYIRRSKGVGMVITACVYVSRGGKGFPGEFGADHDGLIPSLRGLAEAIKGEGAKAVLQIFHGGRQCPPAQLPDGQTVSASDVPSELPGGGQGPVPRALTDEEITGIIADFGEATRRAIEAGFDGVEIHGANGYLLQQFFSPHSNRREDRWGGDLQKRLAFPLAVLRSVKDAVKQHAQGEFLVGYRFSPEEPETPGITMAETFALIDALTGEGLDYLHASLMELWSLPRRGTEDSRPRIEQIVERAGGKVPVIGVGSLYTAADALKSLDSGISLVALGRPLLIEPDWVQKVAEGHAEEIKTELDPSAQAELVIPDPLWNALIHTPGWLPVKQ, from the coding sequence ATGCTGAAGACAGAATACAGCCTGCTGCTGGAGTCGTTCAAGTTCGCGAACGGCATTGAATTGAAGAACCGTGTTGTGATGGCGCCGATGACTAATTTCTCCTCAAATGAGGATGGAACCGTGTCCCGGCCGGAAGTGGAGTACTACATCCGCCGTTCCAAAGGTGTTGGAATGGTCATTACCGCATGTGTATATGTATCACGCGGCGGGAAAGGCTTCCCTGGAGAATTCGGTGCTGACCATGACGGGCTGATTCCGAGCCTGCGCGGGCTGGCCGAGGCCATTAAGGGTGAAGGGGCGAAGGCGGTTCTGCAGATCTTCCATGGCGGGCGCCAATGCCCTCCGGCGCAGCTGCCGGACGGGCAGACAGTCAGCGCAAGTGATGTGCCTTCCGAGCTTCCGGGCGGCGGACAAGGACCGGTTCCTCGCGCACTGACGGATGAAGAAATTACCGGAATTATCGCTGATTTCGGAGAAGCTACACGCCGGGCGATCGAAGCCGGATTCGATGGTGTGGAAATTCACGGTGCCAACGGCTATCTGCTGCAGCAGTTCTTCTCCCCCCATTCCAACAGACGTGAAGACCGCTGGGGCGGCGATCTGCAGAAGCGCCTGGCCTTCCCGCTGGCTGTTCTGCGCAGTGTCAAGGATGCTGTGAAGCAGCATGCACAAGGGGAATTCCTTGTGGGGTACCGTTTCTCGCCTGAAGAACCGGAAACTCCGGGAATTACGATGGCTGAGACCTTTGCGCTCATTGATGCGCTGACAGGAGAAGGGCTTGATTATCTGCATGCTTCCCTGATGGAGCTGTGGTCGCTGCCGCGCCGGGGAACGGAAGACAGCCGTCCGCGGATCGAGCAGATTGTAGAGCGTGCGGGAGGCAAGGTTCCGGTAATCGGAGTAGGCTCGCTCTATACTGCCGCTGATGCGCTGAAGAGTCTGGACAGCGGAATCAGTCTGGTCGCTCTGGGCCGTCCGCTCCTGATTGAACCGGACTGGGTTCAGAAGGTTGCCGAAGGGCATGCAGAGGAGATTAAGACTGAGCTGGACCCTTCTGCTCAAGCTGAGCTTGTTATCCCGGACCCGCTCTGGAATGCACTGATTCATACGCCGGGCTGGCTGCCGGTGAAGCAGTAA
- a CDS encoding winged helix-turn-helix transcriptional regulator: MATEIKDRINLKEINCEKELTLAVIGGKWKLIILWHLGLEGTKRFSELKKLIPHITQKMLTNQLRELEEDQLVFRRVYAEVPPRVEYSMTEYGHTLMPVLRMMYDWGKNYGENVIWKDDPDRDRSMK, encoded by the coding sequence TTGGCAACTGAGATTAAAGACCGTATCAATCTGAAGGAAATCAACTGCGAGAAGGAGCTTACGCTTGCTGTCATCGGCGGCAAATGGAAGCTTATCATATTGTGGCACCTGGGTCTGGAAGGAACCAAGCGTTTCAGTGAATTGAAGAAGCTGATTCCGCATATTACCCAGAAGATGCTGACCAATCAGCTGCGTGAGCTGGAAGAAGATCAGCTGGTATTCAGGCGGGTGTATGCTGAGGTCCCGCCGAGAGTAGAATACTCTATGACGGAATATGGGCATACGCTGATGCCTGTGCTGCGCATGATGTATGACTGGGGCAAGAATTACGGGGAGAACGTTATTTGGAAGGATGATCCTGACCGCGACAGATCGATGAAATGA
- a CDS encoding extracellular solute-binding protein, producing the protein MKRNQWMLAGASLLLAGSLAACSSSTASNNTKAEGGDTSAEQTKLVYWSIDRHDSDFIEQKISEYEGLNPNVDIEFKVMADNYAQSVDIAFSSKQAPDILRVDTGNVPAWVKKGYLESFDSYITPEMKSRFESVLINEKNMVDGKIYTLPNIGQFWRLIYNVDLFEKAGITEPPATLAEMVEDAKKITEAGKDSGAYGFAGNFKSGSGFERIAHPITTLSKTEGTEGFNFQTAKFDFGMYKETLEALRQIVVDGSMMPGSESLDIDPLRAQFAQGKIGMYFNHSVEPSVYKTQFPTEIRWAAALPPTVDGQQNGASQVISGSYLAMSKDSGQKEAAWKFIEWMYSDEVQIAYQEGGYGVSVIPSVAAAAKAPDIPGIEDFLPTKFDGIYPATPFTATEGRLEGTKKMDVFNRYIFTGGDLDKDLQDLNTRYNAALDKAKAAGDTTIEAQPDFSAASLQGSLVKE; encoded by the coding sequence GGCGGGGATACCTCCGCCGAGCAAACCAAGCTGGTCTACTGGTCCATCGACCGTCATGATTCTGATTTCATTGAGCAGAAGATCAGTGAGTACGAGGGGCTTAATCCTAATGTAGATATTGAATTCAAAGTGATGGCTGACAACTACGCCCAGTCGGTGGATATCGCCTTCTCCAGTAAACAGGCGCCGGATATTCTGCGCGTGGATACAGGCAATGTACCGGCCTGGGTCAAAAAAGGCTATCTGGAATCGTTCGACAGCTATATCACGCCGGAAATGAAGAGCCGGTTCGAGAGCGTGCTCATTAATGAGAAGAATATGGTTGACGGCAAAATCTACACCCTGCCGAATATTGGCCAGTTCTGGCGCCTGATCTATAACGTTGATCTGTTCGAGAAGGCCGGGATTACAGAGCCGCCAGCTACACTTGCGGAAATGGTGGAGGATGCCAAGAAGATTACTGAGGCGGGTAAAGACAGCGGTGCATACGGCTTCGCCGGTAATTTCAAGAGCGGAAGCGGATTTGAGCGCATTGCCCATCCGATCACAACCCTCAGTAAAACAGAAGGAACGGAAGGCTTCAACTTCCAGACTGCTAAGTTCGACTTCGGCATGTACAAGGAGACGCTTGAAGCCCTGCGGCAGATCGTAGTGGACGGCAGCATGATGCCGGGTTCGGAATCGCTCGATATTGATCCGCTGCGGGCACAGTTCGCTCAAGGTAAAATCGGGATGTATTTCAACCATTCTGTTGAGCCTAGCGTGTACAAAACTCAATTCCCGACGGAAATCCGCTGGGCGGCAGCACTGCCTCCGACCGTAGACGGCCAGCAGAACGGTGCCAGCCAGGTCATCTCCGGCAGTTATCTGGCGATGAGCAAAGACTCCGGGCAGAAAGAAGCCGCCTGGAAGTTTATCGAGTGGATGTACAGCGATGAGGTGCAGATCGCTTACCAGGAAGGCGGATACGGGGTTTCTGTTATTCCTTCCGTTGCTGCCGCAGCGAAAGCTCCGGATATTCCGGGAATCGAGGACTTCCTGCCGACGAAGTTTGACGGAATCTACCCGGCAACTCCATTCACAGCTACCGAAGGACGTCTGGAAGGAACGAAGAAGATGGACGTGTTCAACAGATATATTTTTACCGGCGGAGATCTGGACAAGGATCTTCAGGATCTGAACACACGTTATAACGCGGCCCTGGACAAAGCCAAAGCTGCAGGCGACACTACGATTGAAGCCCAGCCGGACTTCAGTGCAGCCAGCCTGCAGGGAAGCCTGGTCAAGGAATAG